A genomic window from Ruminiclostridium cellulolyticum H10 includes:
- a CDS encoding RNA polymerase sigma factor has protein sequence MKKLEQSILKIANGDNNCLKFLYDELNQAVYTLSYIILKDRYLAEDVSQEVFVIGLTDKENQKILPINIKNYVLDENLNMRITNLEFSNSCVSLNIKKPHAYTLLNPKIRNKEIKQEHYAIGQRIDETDNKDEGIYAFTFGPLESNNVNDYELVINTPRIFTFKEPLNVSFDLNLDNRPNEILLHQKTYVESALIKSINVYQMSLMVKMSKPITQPISIKYKDGTILKEIGATISSPTQNDESSNYCAMFDSTIDYSREPVLIIGNTSVPLYERNLVRD, from the coding sequence TTGAAAAAATTAGAGCAGAGTATTTTAAAAATTGCAAACGGTGATAACAATTGCCTAAAATTTTTATATGATGAACTTAATCAGGCTGTTTATACTCTGTCTTATATAATTTTGAAAGATAGATATCTTGCCGAAGACGTGTCACAGGAAGTATTTGTTATAGGCTTAACAGATAAAGAAAATCAGAAAATACTGCCAATTAATATAAAAAATTATGTTTTAGATGAAAATTTAAATATGCGAATTACCAACTTGGAATTTAGTAATTCCTGTGTTTCTTTAAATATAAAAAAACCACATGCATACACCTTACTAAACCCTAAAATTAGAAATAAAGAAATTAAACAAGAACATTATGCCATCGGACAAAGAATTGATGAAACAGATAATAAAGACGAGGGAATATATGCTTTCACATTTGGGCCCCTTGAAAGTAATAATGTAAATGATTACGAATTGGTAATTAATACTCCGCGAATCTTTACGTTTAAAGAGCCGTTGAACGTAAGTTTTGATTTGAATTTAGATAACAGACCCAATGAAATACTACTTCATCAAAAAACATATGTTGAATCTGCTTTAATAAAGTCAATTAATGTTTACCAAATGAGTCTAATGGTAAAAATGAGTAAACCGATTACTCAACCAATTTCAATAAAATATAAAGACGGAACAATACTAAAAGAAATCGGTGCAACCATATCATCACCAACACAAAACGATGAAAGCTCTAATTACTGTGCTATGTTTGATTCCACAATAGATTACTCCCGTGAACCTGTATTGATTATAGGGAATACAAGCGTTCCATTATATGAACGTAATTTGGTTCGGGATTAG
- a CDS encoding DUF4157 domain-containing protein, with protein MRTRMLLQRKQEQTSDVGSKNKHSRLDLKKSKPPKPNVRTVDPKNLIRIFLTDPYSVTHEEFSFLQSTIGYRQAVKLLEEGKQSKKMEKAGLINTGVKGSLIKKEQDSTVNTKPAVVQKKDSVSQESQKDSKGISFNKGLPANLKDGLEKLSGFNLSDISVHTNSDKPEQVGALAYTQGKDIYIAPGQEQHLAHEGWHAVQQKQGRVSPTLQMKTGTLVNDDAELEKEADSVGSKAVVQGSMEADNIGGKALNQSGQTRQHKESVIQRSSTKNKAKVGPSNGKIVTKLSNRDFLKIFDKGTNTTYYGGDQDWYDRYTQKFGGCGPTAAANILAYMAMTNPELKKLYKYNTNTINKKDFSDFMKEVYKYVTPDEVPGIRLVSDFIGDNEDIFDKYSISKHAKDKYLDIPPSVGISNVTDFAKGVEKFAKRKGVNLKAHWSDKRLTLKSAVSYIREALEKDCPVALLNVFQPVDMKWRDPKTLKFFNTIYEQHWVVVTGIIEDTRTGEVELEVSTWGGMATISLNSLYDKDIKEQFLSLIFPLGIIYFEYEPVKPGPTPRPAPTPPIKKMILVIDINKG; from the coding sequence ATGCGAACAAGAATGCTCTTGCAAAGAAAACAAGAACAAACATCGGATGTTGGATCTAAAAATAAGCACAGCAGATTAGATCTTAAGAAAAGTAAACCCCCAAAACCTAATGTAAGAACTGTTGATCCTAAAAATCTGATTAGAATATTTCTAACAGATCCGTATTCCGTGACCCATGAAGAATTTTCGTTTCTTCAAAGTACAATAGGATATCGACAAGCAGTTAAACTTTTAGAGGAAGGAAAGCAAAGTAAGAAAATGGAAAAAGCTGGATTAATTAATACTGGAGTAAAAGGTTCATTAATAAAAAAGGAACAGGATTCTACTGTTAATACTAAGCCAGCTGTTGTTCAAAAAAAAGATTCAGTATCCCAAGAAAGTCAAAAAGATAGTAAGGGCATTTCTTTCAATAAAGGCCTTCCTGCTAACTTGAAAGATGGGCTTGAAAAATTATCTGGTTTTAACCTTTCGGATATAAGTGTACATACAAATTCAGATAAACCAGAGCAAGTAGGTGCATTGGCATATACCCAGGGTAAAGATATTTATATTGCACCGGGACAGGAACAGCATCTTGCCCATGAAGGCTGGCATGCTGTACAGCAAAAGCAGGGGAGAGTATCACCTACATTGCAGATGAAAACAGGTACACTTGTAAATGATGATGCAGAGCTTGAAAAGGAAGCTGATAGTGTGGGTAGCAAAGCTGTAGTGCAAGGTTCAATGGAAGCTGATAATATTGGCGGAAAGGCATTAAATCAGAGTGGACAGACAAGACAGCATAAGGAAAGTGTTATACAGCGTAGTTCTACAAAAAACAAGGCAAAAGTGGGGCCGAGTAATGGTAAAATAGTGACAAAGTTATCTAATAGAGATTTTCTGAAAATATTTGATAAAGGTACAAATACAACATATTACGGTGGTGACCAAGATTGGTATGATAGATATACCCAGAAATTTGGGGGTTGTGGTCCTACTGCTGCTGCCAATATACTGGCTTATATGGCAATGACTAATCCTGAACTTAAAAAACTTTATAAATATAATACTAATACTATTAACAAAAAAGACTTTTCAGATTTTATGAAGGAAGTATATAAATATGTAACTCCTGATGAAGTTCCAGGTATTAGGTTAGTTAGTGATTTTATTGGTGACAATGAAGATATATTTGATAAATATTCTATAAGTAAACATGCAAAAGATAAATATTTAGATATCCCGCCATCAGTAGGTATTTCTAATGTAACAGATTTTGCAAAAGGGGTAGAGAAGTTTGCAAAAAGAAAAGGGGTAAACTTAAAAGCACACTGGAGTGATAAAAGATTAACTTTGAAAAGTGCTGTTAGTTATATAAGAGAAGCGTTAGAGAAAGATTGTCCTGTCGCTCTATTAAATGTGTTTCAGCCAGTTGATATGAAATGGAGAGATCCAAAAACACTAAAATTTTTTAATACGATATATGAGCAACACTGGGTAGTTGTTACTGGAATTATTGAGGATACAAGAACGGGAGAGGTTGAACTTGAAGTATCGACATGGGGGGGAATGGCAACAATAAGTTTAAATTCTTTATATGATAAAGATATAAAGGAACAGTTTCTTTCACTAATTTTTCCATTAGGAATAATATATTTTGAATATGAACCAGTTAAACCTGGTCCTACTCCACGTCCAGCACCGACTCCCCCCATTAAAAAAATGATATTAGTAATTGATATTAACAAGGGTTGA
- a CDS encoding EFR1 family ferrodoxin (N-terminal region resembles flavodoxins. C-terminal ferrodoxin region binds two 4Fe-4S clusters.), whose translation MSSKIFYFSGTGNSLAVARELSKNLSDKGSIIPLSIYRNEETAQIDTDVLGLVFPVHFMNIPDIVKCFIKKLTFKSNPYIFAIATCNGTSGASLIELNKCLDRKGKVLSSGFVIYMPGNALVTPDDIEIERLKNYKPKVTEISTTINNRSTNKIDEKDSLKTYILSAICKSLGKRLYLTPKNVSYTSQCVGCGICKKVCHLNNIEMINKRPHWGNECSTCLACFHWCPKKAVKGGKMLNKRGRYHHPQISIEDMELKIKLESATWRKS comes from the coding sequence ATGAGTTCAAAAATTTTTTATTTTTCTGGAACAGGAAATTCTTTAGCAGTTGCAAGAGAACTTAGTAAAAATTTGAGTGATAAGGGAAGTATAATTCCATTATCAATATATAGAAATGAAGAAACTGCACAGATAGATACAGATGTATTAGGGCTTGTATTTCCAGTTCATTTTATGAATATTCCAGATATTGTTAAGTGCTTTATAAAAAAATTAACATTTAAAAGTAATCCATATATTTTTGCTATTGCAACATGCAACGGAACTTCTGGTGCAAGCTTGATTGAACTAAATAAATGTTTAGATAGAAAAGGAAAAGTATTATCTTCAGGTTTTGTTATTTATATGCCCGGCAATGCACTTGTAACTCCAGACGACATCGAAATTGAAAGGCTGAAAAACTATAAGCCTAAAGTAACTGAAATTTCAACAACTATTAATAATAGAAGTACAAACAAAATTGATGAGAAAGATAGCCTTAAGACTTATATATTAAGTGCTATTTGTAAATCTCTAGGGAAACGATTATATTTAACTCCTAAAAATGTTTCATATACATCACAGTGTGTTGGTTGTGGAATATGTAAAAAAGTATGCCATTTAAATAATATAGAAATGATAAATAAAAGACCACATTGGGGAAATGAATGTTCAACCTGTTTAGCTTGTTTTCATTGGTGCCCTAAAAAAGCTGTGAAGGGTGGTAAAATGTTGAACAAAAGAGGACGATATCATCATCCACAAATATCTATAGAGGATATGGAGTTGAAAATAAAATTAGAAAGTGCTACTTGGCGTAAATCCTGA
- a CDS encoding MerR family transcriptional regulator, protein MKYYLRGEIAKIAGINVETLRYYEKNKLIPIPNRTSKGYRLYSEDILIILSFIKSAKSAGFTLEQIRNLFSAVNGLHIDLNYVEELIDEKLVEISDKIIELKSVEEDLKYIKENLYQPHECPLCNAFNNNSGKK, encoded by the coding sequence ATGAAATATTATTTAAGAGGCGAAATCGCCAAAATAGCCGGCATTAATGTGGAAACACTAAGATATTATGAAAAAAATAAGTTAATTCCTATTCCTAATAGAACTTCAAAAGGATACAGACTTTATTCAGAAGATATATTAATTATTCTTAGTTTTATTAAGAGTGCTAAGAGTGCAGGTTTTACTTTAGAACAGATAAGAAATTTATTTTCAGCTGTTAATGGTCTACATATAGATTTAAACTATGTTGAAGAATTAATTGATGAAAAACTTGTAGAAATTAGTGATAAGATTATAGAACTTAAAAGTGTAGAGGAAGATCTAAAGTATATCAAGGAAAATTTATATCAACCTCATGAATGTCCATTATGTAATGCATTTAATAATAATTCAGGAAAAAAATAA
- a CDS encoding IS3-like element ISCce4 family transposase (programmed frameshift), translated as MKRYDSNFKEQAVRLVTEQGKSVSSVANDIGIHENTLYKWIDQYKTHKENAFPGSGNLRPEDEELRKLKKRVADLEMENELPKKSNGNLRERPEIIYPIIHEYRFKFPVEKMCRLLNISRSGYYAWVKRPESLRKKRNTELLEKIRRIHKVSRETYGSPRVTNALKNEGIKCGKNRIAKLMKENNIAAKTRKKFKATTNSNHNYPVADNILNQDFTAYKPNQIWVADITYIPTDEGWLYLAAIIDLYNRKVVGWAMDSTMTKQLCIDALKQAIGRQRHPKGVIHHSDRGVQYASKEYQKVLNSNGFTASMSRKGNCYDNACMESFFGTLKTELIYLTRFKTRAEARLAIFEYIEVFYNRIRLHSKLGYKSPVEFEKQNKAA; from the exons ATGAAACGTTATGATAGTAATTTTAAAGAACAAGCTGTCCGTCTTGTTACAGAGCAAGGTAAAAGTGTATCAAGTGTGGCTAATGACATTGGAATCCACGAAAACACCCTATACAAATGGATTGACCAGTACAAAACTCATAAAGAGAATGCTTTCCCAGGTAGCGGCAATCTAAGACCTGAAGATGAAGAACTCAGGAAACTTAAGAAGCGTGTTGCAGACCTTGAGATGGAGAATGAATTAC CTAAAAAAAGTAACGGCAATCTTCGCGAAAGACCGGAAATAATATATCCTATCATTCACGAATACCGCTTCAAATTCCCTGTTGAGAAGATGTGCCGACTATTAAATATATCTCGAAGCGGTTATTATGCTTGGGTTAAAAGACCTGAAAGCTTACGTAAGAAAAGGAATACAGAACTCCTTGAGAAAATCAGAAGAATTCACAAGGTATCCCGCGAAACTTACGGAAGCCCCCGAGTAACCAATGCCTTAAAGAATGAAGGCATAAAATGTGGCAAAAATCGTATAGCCAAACTGATGAAGGAAAATAATATTGCTGCTAAAACCAGGAAGAAATTTAAGGCTACAACTAATTCAAATCACAATTACCCAGTTGCAGATAATATCCTAAATCAGGACTTTACAGCTTATAAGCCTAATCAAATCTGGGTTGCAGATATTACTTATATACCAACAGATGAAGGTTGGCTCTACTTGGCTGCCATTATTGATCTCTATAACAGAAAAGTTGTTGGATGGGCAATGGATAGTACTATGACAAAACAGCTTTGTATAGATGCTTTAAAGCAAGCCATAGGTCGCCAAAGACATCCCAAAGGGGTTATTCATCATTCCGACAGAGGGGTTCAGTATGCCAGCAAGGAATACCAGAAAGTGCTGAACAGCAATGGTTTCACAGCAAGTATGAGCCGTAAGGGTAACTGTTACGACAATGCTTGTATGGAATCATTCTTTGGTACTCTTAAAACGGAGCTTATTTACTTAACAAGGTTCAAAACAAGGGCTGAGGCCCGTCTGGCTATCTTTGAATATATTGAAGTCTTTTATAATCGGATACGATTACATTCAAAGCTTGGCTATAAGTCACCTGTGGAATTCGAAAAGCAAAACAAAGCGGCTTAA
- the guaA gene encoding glutamine-hydrolyzing GMP synthase, translating to MNNEMILVLDFGGQYNQLIARRVREANVYCEVIPYNASLERIKSYNAKGIIFTGGPNSVLDEGAPKCDPGVFELGIPVLGICYGMQLMSVMLGGSVTAANQREYGKVEICVDKSQPLFRDVDENTICWMSHTYYVDTPPKGFEVIAKSANCPTGAMQHVEKNLYAVQFHPEVMHTPKGKEMLKNFLYNICGCKGDWKMSSFVENSINAIREKVGDKKVLCALSGGVDSSVAAVLIHKAIGKQLTCIFVDHGLLRKYEGDQVEQIFRKQYDINLIRVNCEDRFLQRLKGVSDPETKRKIIGEEFIRVFEDEAKKIGKVDFLVQGTIYPDVIESGIGDAAVIKSHHNVGGLPEHVDFKEIIEPLRSLFKDEVRRAGEELGIPEDLVWRQPFPGPGLAIRVIGDLTKEKLDTLRDTDYIFREEIKAAGLDKEINQYFTVLTNMRSVGVMGDERTYDYALALRAVTTTDFMTADWARIPYDILEKVSTRIVNEVKQINRIVYDITSKPPATIEWE from the coding sequence TTGAACAATGAAATGATATTAGTTCTTGATTTCGGCGGACAGTACAATCAGCTGATAGCACGCCGAGTGAGAGAAGCAAATGTTTATTGCGAGGTAATTCCTTATAACGCATCTTTAGAACGTATAAAATCATACAACGCAAAAGGAATAATTTTTACTGGTGGGCCCAATTCAGTTTTGGATGAGGGAGCACCAAAGTGTGACCCGGGTGTTTTTGAGCTGGGAATACCTGTTCTGGGCATATGCTATGGTATGCAGCTCATGAGTGTTATGCTGGGCGGAAGTGTAACTGCTGCTAATCAGCGTGAATATGGAAAGGTTGAAATTTGTGTAGATAAATCACAGCCTTTGTTCAGGGATGTGGACGAAAATACAATATGCTGGATGAGTCATACCTACTATGTTGATACACCTCCTAAGGGTTTTGAAGTAATAGCAAAGTCAGCAAATTGTCCAACAGGTGCAATGCAGCATGTTGAAAAGAACCTCTATGCGGTCCAGTTCCACCCGGAGGTAATGCATACGCCTAAAGGAAAAGAAATGCTTAAAAACTTCCTATACAATATTTGCGGCTGTAAAGGCGACTGGAAGATGTCATCATTTGTTGAAAACTCGATTAATGCAATACGTGAGAAGGTTGGAGACAAAAAGGTATTGTGTGCACTGTCCGGCGGGGTTGATTCATCTGTGGCGGCAGTACTGATTCATAAGGCTATTGGAAAGCAGCTGACTTGTATATTTGTTGACCATGGACTTTTGAGAAAATATGAGGGAGACCAGGTTGAGCAGATTTTCAGAAAGCAGTATGATATCAACCTGATTCGTGTAAATTGTGAAGACAGATTTTTGCAGAGACTTAAAGGCGTTTCTGATCCCGAAACCAAAAGAAAAATTATTGGTGAAGAATTTATAAGAGTATTTGAAGATGAGGCAAAGAAAATTGGAAAGGTTGATTTCCTTGTTCAGGGAACAATTTATCCTGATGTCATTGAAAGCGGAATCGGTGATGCAGCCGTTATAAAGAGCCATCATAATGTTGGAGGTCTGCCAGAACATGTTGATTTTAAGGAGATTATCGAACCTCTCAGAAGCCTTTTCAAGGACGAAGTAAGAAGGGCGGGAGAGGAATTGGGTATTCCTGAAGACTTGGTTTGGAGACAGCCATTCCCGGGCCCCGGACTTGCTATAAGGGTTATCGGTGATTTGACAAAAGAAAAGCTGGACACTCTAAGAGATACCGACTACATTTTCCGTGAAGAAATCAAGGCTGCCGGATTGGACAAAGAGATTAACCAGTATTTCACAGTTTTGACAAATATGCGAAGTGTAGGCGTGATGGGTGACGAAAGAACTTATGACTACGCCTTGGCACTGCGTGCGGTAACGACCACCGACTTTATGACAGCCGACTGGGCAAGAATCCCATACGATATTCTGGAGAAGGTCTCCACTCGTATTGTCAACGAAGTCAAGCAAATCAACAGAATTGTGTATGATATCACCTCGAAGCCACCAGCTACGATTGAGTGGGAATAA
- a CDS encoding TIGR01212 family radical SAM protein (This family includes YhcC from E. coli K-12, an uncharacterized radical SAM protein.) gives MLYNKFSDYLKKRYGSKVYKLPLNLPVTCPNRDGSLSLSGCIFCGEEGAGFENLSCTMSVSQQLAKNARYIGKNYGSDIFIAYFQNYSNTYLPFEEFKKNIYEACREGIVAVYISTRPDCISDRYMELLADIKKEKGVDIVIELGLQTVNYNSLKILQRGHTLAEFIDAVVRIKNYDLEACAHYITDLPTDNIEDVIEGAKILSALGVQQVKCHSLYILKDTVLEKMYSQGKIVPVTMDEFIDRTIAFLEYLNPQIVVQRLIGRAPAERTVFCNWSTSWWKIQDVIEGKMTENGSHQGRLFDYLNGSALKRFKD, from the coding sequence TTGCTGTACAATAAATTCTCTGATTACCTTAAAAAAAGATATGGCTCCAAGGTGTACAAGCTACCGTTGAACCTTCCGGTTACTTGTCCCAACAGAGACGGGAGCCTAAGCCTATCTGGCTGTATTTTCTGCGGTGAAGAGGGTGCAGGCTTCGAAAATCTTTCGTGTACAATGTCTGTTTCACAGCAGCTTGCAAAAAATGCCAGATACATAGGCAAAAACTACGGAAGTGATATCTTTATTGCTTATTTTCAGAATTATTCCAATACTTACCTTCCTTTTGAAGAATTTAAGAAGAACATCTACGAAGCTTGCCGAGAAGGTATAGTAGCAGTCTACATTTCTACTAGGCCGGACTGTATTAGTGACAGATATATGGAGCTTCTTGCGGATATAAAAAAGGAAAAGGGCGTTGACATTGTAATTGAACTAGGCCTTCAAACTGTTAATTACAATTCTTTAAAAATTCTTCAGAGGGGACATACTTTAGCTGAATTCATAGATGCGGTGGTAAGAATAAAAAACTATGACCTTGAAGCCTGTGCTCATTATATTACTGATTTGCCCACAGATAATATTGAGGATGTTATTGAAGGTGCTAAAATATTATCCGCTCTAGGTGTTCAACAGGTTAAATGTCATTCCCTTTATATTTTGAAAGACACTGTTCTTGAAAAGATGTATTCCCAAGGCAAAATAGTTCCTGTTACAATGGATGAGTTCATTGACAGAACTATAGCCTTTCTGGAGTACTTGAATCCTCAAATTGTAGTTCAGAGGCTTATTGGTCGGGCTCCCGCAGAACGCACGGTTTTTTGTAACTGGTCAACAAGCTGGTGGAAAATCCAGGATGTAATTGAAGGGAAAATGACGGAAAACGGCAGCCATCAGGGCAGGCTGTTTGACTATTTGAACGGAAGTGCATTAAAGAGGTTTAAGGACTAA
- the larC gene encoding nickel pincer cofactor biosynthesis protein LarC, giving the protein MRVLYFDCFSGISGDMTLGALLDLGIDKTAFLSELGKLKVSGYSIEINKMVKNGIRGTDVRVILEGTEHHENSEDHQYGEPHQYDHHHHGEHEHNDEHNHSHNSERNLEDIERIINQSDLRPRVKSMSNKIFREIARAEAKVHGKEINEVHFHEVGAVDSIVDIVGSCICLDMLGIERIFASELHEGKGFVKCAHGILPVPVPTVLEMLCSSEIPLITEDIPFELVTPTGLGIIKMISSGFGKMPPMSIEKTGYGMGKRETGRFNALRVVMGSLYQQDILPNDEISILETNIDNMSPEIMGYTMEKLLDSGALDVYYTPIYMKKSRPSAMLTVLVKCGEEKKISDIIFSETSTLGIRISHSQRFCMDREFVKVNTQYGDVRVKVANLGDIMKFAPEYEDCRSIALKTGMPIKKVYELVNEKYRQEGYDIAVQ; this is encoded by the coding sequence ATGAGGGTTTTATATTTCGACTGCTTTTCAGGTATAAGCGGTGATATGACTTTAGGTGCATTGCTTGATCTTGGAATTGACAAAACCGCATTTTTAAGCGAGCTGGGAAAACTAAAGGTAAGCGGTTATTCAATTGAGATAAATAAAATGGTAAAAAATGGGATACGCGGGACTGACGTACGTGTTATTTTAGAAGGAACCGAACATCATGAAAACAGTGAGGATCATCAGTACGGTGAGCCGCACCAATATGACCACCATCACCATGGAGAGCATGAGCACAACGATGAACATAACCATAGCCACAATTCCGAGAGAAATCTAGAGGACATTGAGCGTATTATAAATCAGAGTGATCTGAGACCAAGAGTAAAGTCAATGAGTAATAAGATTTTCAGAGAAATAGCACGAGCGGAAGCAAAGGTTCACGGTAAGGAGATTAATGAAGTTCATTTTCATGAAGTTGGAGCCGTTGATTCAATAGTCGACATTGTAGGCTCATGTATATGCCTCGATATGTTAGGTATTGAAAGGATATTCGCATCCGAGCTTCATGAAGGAAAGGGTTTTGTAAAGTGTGCCCACGGAATTCTGCCTGTCCCGGTTCCGACTGTATTGGAAATGCTGTGCAGCAGTGAAATTCCTCTTATCACAGAAGACATTCCGTTTGAACTAGTTACCCCAACAGGTTTAGGTATTATTAAAATGATATCCTCGGGGTTTGGAAAAATGCCTCCCATGTCTATTGAAAAAACAGGCTATGGTATGGGTAAAAGGGAAACAGGACGATTTAATGCTCTGAGAGTGGTTATGGGAAGTCTGTATCAGCAGGATATACTACCGAATGATGAAATAAGCATACTTGAAACCAATATAGACAATATGTCTCCCGAGATTATGGGATACACAATGGAAAAGTTACTGGACAGCGGTGCTCTTGACGTTTATTACACACCTATTTATATGAAGAAAAGCAGACCTTCTGCAATGCTAACGGTACTAGTTAAATGCGGAGAAGAAAAAAAGATTTCAGATATTATTTTTAGCGAAACCTCTACCCTCGGCATAAGGATAAGCCATTCACAAAGATTCTGCATGGACAGGGAGTTTGTTAAGGTTAACACACAGTATGGAGACGTTCGTGTAAAGGTTGCTAATCTTGGTGACATAATGAAGTTTGCACCTGAATATGAAGATTGCAGAAGTATTGCATTGAAAACAGGTATGCCTATAAAGAAAGTATATGAACTAGTAAATGAAAAATATAGGCAGGAAGGTTACGATATTGCTGTACAATAA
- the larB gene encoding nickel pincer cofactor biosynthesis protein LarB yields MNSNDLKKLLEDVKNGFVDVEHAYKEIKALPYEDLGFAKVDHHRAIRNGYPEVIYCEGKTVKQIVEIVERLMEKNNNILATRASREVFDAISEITCEAEYHEDARIVVIKRRKILVSEKEIAVITAGTSDIPVAEEAAITAEVLGNKVNRIYDVGVAGIHRLLSKMDAISRANVIIVVAGMEGALASVVGGLVDKPVIAVPTSVGYGANFGGLSALLTMLNSCASGIGVVNIDNGFGAGYLASNINKL; encoded by the coding sequence ATGAATTCAAATGATCTTAAAAAATTGCTTGAAGATGTTAAAAACGGCTTTGTTGATGTAGAACATGCGTACAAGGAAATTAAGGCTCTTCCTTATGAGGACTTGGGCTTTGCAAAAGTTGATCACCATAGGGCTATAAGAAACGGGTATCCTGAGGTTATATACTGTGAAGGAAAAACCGTTAAACAGATTGTTGAAATTGTTGAAAGGCTTATGGAGAAAAACAACAATATTCTTGCCACTCGTGCTTCACGTGAGGTTTTTGACGCTATCAGCGAAATTACCTGCGAGGCTGAATACCACGAGGATGCAAGGATTGTCGTTATTAAAAGGAGAAAAATTTTAGTTTCCGAAAAGGAAATCGCAGTAATTACTGCGGGTACTTCTGATATTCCTGTAGCAGAGGAAGCTGCAATCACCGCGGAAGTACTGGGGAACAAGGTTAATAGGATTTATGATGTTGGTGTTGCGGGTATTCACAGACTCTTGTCTAAAATGGATGCGATTTCCCGGGCAAATGTAATTATTGTAGTGGCGGGAATGGAAGGTGCATTGGCAAGTGTTGTGGGAGGACTGGTTGACAAACCGGTTATTGCCGTTCCAACCAGCGTTGGTTACGGTGCCAATTTCGGCGGACTGTCGGCACTGCTCACTATGCTTAACAGCTGTGCCAGCGGTATTGGAGTAGTGAATATCGATAATGGATTCGGGGCAGGATATCTTGCAAGTAATATTAACAAACTTTAA